In the genome of Candidatus Methylomirabilis lanthanidiphila, the window CGAGATGACGCCATCGGCAACAAGCTGTTCCACCTCTTTTCGGCTCAACGTAGGAATAAGGGCGCCATCCTGATCCAGAATGCCGTCGGTATCGGTTAGAAAGATAAGCTTTTCCGCCTGCAAGGCCGACGCGATCGCGCCCGCCGCCAGATCCGCATTGATGTTGTACGTCACCCCGGCCTCATCAACGCCGGTCGGGGCCACCACCGGCGTGAATCCGTCCCGCTCCAGGGCGAGAAGCACCCGTTCATTCACGGCGATAATCTCGCCAACATACCCCAGATCAACCTGCGGTTCGACCGCACCTGCTGGAGACTCCGCAGCCGCCGCTGGACCGGCCTTCTTTGCCCGGATCAACCCGCCATCCTTGCCTGAGAGGCCGACAGCCGACCCGCCGCTGCTGTTGATAAGCGCCACCAGTTCCTGGTTGATCTGGCCCACCATCACCATCTCAACGATCTTCATCGTCTCCCGGTCGGTAACCCGGAATCCGGAGATAAAGGTCGGCTTCAGGCCCGCTCGCTCCATCGCCCGCGTGATCTCCGGGCCGCCGCCGTGGACGACAACCGGTTGCATCCCGACGCACCGCATGAGAATGACGTCCAGCGCGACCGATCGCTTGAGCGCCTCATCCGTCATAGCCGCGCCGCCGTATTTGATGACGACGGTCTTCCCGGCAAACGTCTTAATGTACGGCAGCGCCTCGATCAGGACATTCGCCTTGTCGATCCCGCGCTGGACCTCTAACGTCTTCCGCTGCCCCGCCATCTTCTCCGTTCTTGCAGTTGTTCTTCCTGCTAGCTGAACGCTGACCGCTAATCGCTGCCTTACAGGATATAGCGGCTCAGATCCTCGCTCTTGACGATCTCCTGAAGCCGTTCCCGAACATATGCGGCATTGATCGTCACCTGGGCCCCCTGCATCGCAGGCGCCTCAAATGAGATCTCGTCCAGCAACCGCTCCAGGATGGTGTACAGGCGGCGGGCGCCGATATTCTCCGTCGCCTGATTGACGGCGCTGGCGGTGGAGGCGAGTTCGCGCACGGCATCTTCCGTGAAGTCCAGTGTCACCTCCTCCGTCCCCAGAAGGGCGACATACTGCTTGATCAGGGCATTTTGCGGCTCTGTGAGGATCCTGACGAAGTCGTCCTGTGTCAGACTGGCCAGTTCGACGCGCAGCGGGAAACGCCCTTGCAGCTCCGGAATCAGATCCGACGGTTTGGCAACATGGAACGCCCCGGCTGCAATAAACAGGATGTGATCGGTCCGCACCAGACCGTACTTGGTGGTGACCGTACTCCCCTCAACAATCGGCAAGAGGTCCCGTTGTACGCCCTGGCGTGAGACATCCGGCCCGTGACCCGAATCACGACCGGCGATCTTGTCGATCTCATCCAGGAAGATAATTCCGGAGTCCTCAACGCGGCGGACCGCTTCCGACCTGACATCGTCCACATCGATCAGCTTATCGGCCTCTTCCTGGGCAAGGATCCGATGAGCTTCCCGGATCTTGACCTTGCGTCGCTTGGTCCGCTGGGGTAACAGGTTCCCCAGCATCTCCTTCATGTTGATATCCATCCCCTCCATGCCGGAGCCGCTGAATATCTCCACCATCGGCATGGCCCGATCCTTGACTTCCAACTCTACGGTGCGGTCGTCCAGTTTCCCCTCGTGCAGCCGCTTCCTGAGTTTCTCACGAGTCTCTGCTGCCGAGGTGGCCGCGCTGCTGACGTCCGAGGTCTGCTCAACGCCAGGGGTCATCGGCGCCCTGCCGACGGGCAACAGCAGATCCAGAAGCCGCTCTTCCGCCAGCTCCCTCGCCCGCTCCTGAACCCCCTTGATTCGTTCCTCCTTCACCATGTCGACCGCCAGCTCGGTGAGGTCCCGCACCATCGATTCGACGTCGCGTCCGACGTAGCCCACCTCGGTATACTTGCTGGCCTCCACCTTGATGAATGGGGCCTCAACCAGCTTGGCGAGGCGGCGGGCGATTTCGGTCTTCCCCACGCCGGTCGGGCCGATCATGATAATGTTCTTCGGCGCCACCTCATCCCGCAGATCTGCCGGCAGCTTCTGTCGCCGCCATCGATTACGCAGCGCAATGGCCACGGCCCGCTTGGCTTCCTTTTGCCCAATGATATATTTATCAAGCTCGGCCACAATCTGTCGCGGTGTCAACTGTTCCATGAGAAGCTCCAAATTCAGCTATCAGCCGTCAGCTTTCAGCGATCAGCAGGAAAGAACGACAGGCGTTGTGCGATACGCCGGATCACGAGGATCGTAGGCTCTGCCCCACAATCGCGTCTATTGGTGCTATGCGCTGACGGCTGAAAGCTGATTGCTGAACGCTGGTGTTCCATCTACAACTCTTCAATCGTGATCGTGTCGTTCGTATAGACGCAGATTGAGGCGGCGATCTTCATCGCCTCCTCGGCGATCCTTCTCGCGTCAAGCTCTGAAAAGCCGACGAGGGCTCGAGCCGCAGCGACCGCGTATTGCCCCCCTGAGCCGATGCCGACCACCCCGTCGTCGGGCTCGATCACATCCCCCGTCCCCGAGATGACCAGCGAATGTTCCTTGTCGACCGCCACCAGCAGCGCCTCCAATCGCCGAAGGGCCCGGTCGGTGCGCCAATCCTTCGCCAACTCAACCGCGGCGCGCGGCAGGTTGCCGCTGAACGCCTCGAGCTTCGCCTCAAACCTCGATTGAAGGGCGAACGCATCGGCGGCAGCGCCGGCAAAACCGGCGATCACCCGATCGTTCCACAACCGACGGACCTTGCGGGCGGTCCGCTTCATCACCGTCTCGCCGAAGGAGACCTGCCCGTCCCCGGCTACCACCACTCTGCCTTTGTGTCGTACGGCAAGGATCGTCGTGCTCCGCACTCTAGGGTATAGAGTAGAGGGTTTAGGGTTTAGGGTGGATACGTCAGAAAGGGGTTTCCTCATGGCTGGTGCTCCTGTAATTCCGAATTAAACCTACGAAACATGGAACCAAGCATCTTCTGAACTTCCAGAAGAAGGTCGGACACTCGTTCACACCTCTCGTCACTGAGAAATCCGAGATCTCCGGCTCGGATCATTTACACCCTATACCCTCTCTGCCCTAAACCCTATACCCTGCTTTTCAGGCCCGCGGATGCGCTTTATCGTAGACCTCCATCAGGTGATCCAGATTCACGTGGGTATACCGCTGGGTGGTCGAGAGTCGTGCATGCCCCAGGAGCTCCTGAATCGAGCGAAGATCAGCTCCGGCTTGAAGCAGATGCGTGGCATAGCTGTGACGCAGCCCGTGGGGTGTGATCTTCGGCCCCACACCGCTCTGATTCAGGTATTTCAATACGATTCGAGCGGTACTCCGCTGGCTTAAGCGGCCGCCCAGACGGTTGAGAAATAACGCTGCGGACTCTGGAGCGCCTCGCTTCGTTCCCTGGACCAGATCGATCCGCTGATCGAGATAGCGCCTCAGGGCGGCCGTCGCCTTCGACCCTACCGGAACGATCCGTTCCTTGTTGCCTTTACCTGTAACCCGCACAAGCCCCTCCCGCATATCCACGTCCCGTACATTCAGTCCCGTCAACTCGCTTAACCTGATGCCCGAGGCATAAAAGAGCTCAAGGATCGCCAGATCGCGGGCGCCGGGAGGATTCTGCTCGATGGGCGACGCCAGGAGCCGATCCACCTCGTCAACGGTCAGATGAGCTGGAAGCCGTTTTGGCAGCTTCGGGGTCGGTACGAGCTTCGCCGGATTCGCCCCAACAATACCCTCACGACACAGGTACCGGAAGAACGATCGTAAGGTCGCCAGCTTCCGCGCGATACTGCTTCTGCCGATGCCTCGTCTATGAAGATCCACCACGAAGGCCCTGATCGCCAGAACATCGATCTCAGTCGCGTCGATGGCCCGGCGAAGCGCATCCCGTTGTTCGACCTCGTCCGCGGTGCGCTCAGTCGAACCGTTCCCGGCAGGCCGTTCGACCCGGCTCACAACAGGTTCCGACCCGTGAATCCCGCCGGCCCGAAGAAATGCCCGAAACTGCTGCAAGTCGATCGTATAGTTCTTGAGCGTATGAGGGGACGCCGCTCGCTCAGCCTGAAGATACAAGAGAAACGCCTCGATCTGCTCCAGCATCGGCTCCACCCCCTTTTACTCCTGCCCGGTACGATACGAGGAATAGGCCGAAAGATCAAGGCAAAATCGGCCTCAGCGATAGGTCGCCTCCCTTCTGAGACCGCAGTAGTGCACCACAACCTCGCGCCCGTAGACATCATAGCGAAACCGAAAGCGGCCAAGGGAGAGCCGCCACTGTCCTTCGCCAATCGACACGTCTGCAAGCTTCTTGATGTGATAGGCTCGGCTACGGTTGTAAGGATCAGCCTTGAGAATGTCGAAGGCCCGCTCCTGAAGCGCTCGGAACTCCAGGTGGCCTTGGAGGAGACCTCGAGAGAGTCGCTCAAAACGTGGCGTAGTGCGGACAGAGAAAGGCGACGTCATGCGGAAAGGCGCCGCTTCCTCTTTTTCCCTGCTGTCCGGCGAAGCTCCTCAAGAAACTCCTCGGCAGGGCGGCTCTTGCCGGCAAGGTACTCCTCCTTGCTCTTCTGGATATGTTTGCGGACCTTTGGGCCTTGGAGCTCCAGGTAATCCTCGAACTCGTCGATGTCCATGAGGCCGGCAACCGGGATACCGTCTTTTTCGAGGATAAAGTACTCCTTGTTGAGATGGACTCTTTTCACCAGCGCACCCAGGTTGATCCGGGCCTGAGTAATGGGGATATGCTGAACCCCTGGTGATGATTGGGTTCGCGCGGCCTTCAGGGCCATTGACCTCTCCTTTCACCATTGATCGATATTGATCAATGTTAGTATAGCTATTCTCTGTTGGCTGTCAAATGCTCGGTCGAGAGGAGTCAGGTCACGGATAGCGCGGGTGGCCAAGGCCCACCGCCCACTGTGTCTGGGCGCTATTCCGACTTTGTTGACACCCTCCTTAGAATCTAATAAATTTCAGTTATTGTAATTTTATAGAAGGGAGAACATCCATGTCGATGGTCAAGATCAAAAACTTCGCCCAGGTCACTATCCCAGCCGCCATACGGCGTAAAGCCCACATTGAAGAAGGGGACTACGTAGATATCCGCTACCAGGACAACGTGATCGTCATGGTGCCTAAGCGGGTGAGCGACAGAGCGATAGATTGGGATAAAAGGTTCGACGATGCCTTGAGCGCAGTCCGCAACGCGGCAGCACATGCCGGCATCACAGAGAAAGATATCAATGAGGCGGTGAAGAAAGTTCGGCAGAGGCCGCGCATGTGAGGGCGGTCATCGACACCAATGTCTTGCTTGCGGGTCTCCTCAACGGTAACGGCGGATCGGCCAGGATAATCGGGCGATTTCGGGATGGCGCGTTCGATCTGGTGATATCTCGCGCTGTATTTCGTGAATATGTGGACGTGATCCACGTATTTACTAATGCCATTGCGGCCCACACGAGTGAGGAACTGCTGGAGTTGGTATTCGAGAGGGCGGTGAAAGTGGAATCAGTGGCCACGGGCGGCCTATGCAAAGACCGGGATGACGAAAAGTTCCTTGAAGCGACGCTCGCCGGGCAGGCCGATTATATCGTGACAAAAAACAGAAAAGACTTCCCCCGCGGCCTCACGACGCCACAAATAGTCGGCGTGGGCGGATTTCTCAAGGCGCTTAAGCAAGCCGAAGGCATTTCCTGAGGACCGGGACGGTATTCATGGGATCCCCCTCTGAGGCCAGATCTTGCGGATGCGGGCTCCGGTGGACCACGCAACTGTTCAGGCTGGTGCAGGGAAGTAGATCGATGGAGACTTGCTGTTTTGTCTGTAAAAAAATACGATCACTAACGGTGGAACATATAATTCCCCAGGCAATCGGCGGCACGTTGAAGGGTAGACTCTACTGCAAAGAGTGCAACGACACCTTTGGAAATACTCTGGATGACGAAGTCTTGACCCAATTTGGATGGATTGGCACATTGCTGAACATAAAAAGGGAGCGAGGCAAGGCTCAACCCTATGAAGTTAAAGAGATAAGATCTGGAACCGCACTACTCTTCGATGGGAAGGACCTAAAGCGCAAGAACCCTGTAGTCAAGATAGCGTCCAAAGACGGGAACAAGCTTGATTTTGCCGACGTCATCGCTCGCTCCGAACGCGAACTACACGAAATATGTACTTCCATTCGGAAGCGCTATGGCGTGCCAGGTGGTATTCAGACCTCTCAGGACGTCCACCCAGGCCCAACCGAGGCCGAGCGTGTAATAACAATTGATAGTGCCGTGCTTCGCGGAGCGGTCTCAAAAATCGCATATGGCTTCGCGTGTATCAAACTTCCCCAAAGTATCATCTTCTCACCGGCATTCGAAGCGATCCGGCAGTACATTGGGACTACTGACCAGCCCTCCCTCGCGTCTCCAAACTTCGTTCACACAGGATTTATGACGGATCATATCCGACCCCTCCACAAGATTCATGTTACGCTAAATAGAGACCAGAGGCTGCTTGTTGGCTTCGTATCACTGTTTGGGATTTTTCGCTTTACCGTCTTACTCGCCGAGAACTTTGAAAGTGAACTCGAATGGCCTGGACTCGACTACACCTTTGATCCAGTACGTCGCGAGCCAGTAGTTGGCAATGATATTTTCCGAGCGCCGCACCTTACAAAGGAGGCCATACTTCATCCGAAGCAGTCTGAGAAGTTTGTTCTCGCTGAGTTGCGCAAAGGGTATGAAGTGATAGACAGTTATGCTGAGAAGGTTAGTTTCTTGGATGGTCAATTCATCTGACAGAGTTCGGCCCGGAGACCTCACAACCATCGGCTGTACCCACTCAAAGGCGACCTCAAGGGCTTTCATACCGTAACCGTTCACGCGAACTGGCGTGTGATCTTTCGCTTCGCCGAGGGCGAGGCGCGGGACGTGGATTATCTGGATTACCACTAAGGAGGCTTGACCATGCGCATGAAGAACCCCCCTCCATCCCGGCCGGTACTGTGCTGCATGACTGCATCGAGCCGCTCGGCCTAACCATAACCGGGGCCGCCGCGGCGCTCGGCGTTACGCGCACTACCCTGTCCGAACTGGTGAACGAGAGGCGTGGCATCTCCCCGGAGATGGCCGTGCGACTGTCGAAGGTCTTCGGAGGAACCGCCGAAAGCTGGCTGATCCAGCAGGCGCAATACGACCTTACCCGCGTCTCCACCGACCGGTTCAAGCAACTGAGGCGGATTGAGGCAGCGTAAGAGGGCTGTCCGGTCCTACTGCGGGGCAATACATCTAATGTCAGTAGAGATCAGGCAAGCCACAGAGGGCGCGGGTGGCGAGGGCCTGGCGCCGTTCGCGCTTGGCCCGGATCGGCTCGTCCAGCGGCGGCAGCAGGCCGAAGTTGACATTCATTGGCTGGAAGGTGCGAGCATCCGCGTGGCAGATGTGACGGATGAGGGATCCGAGAGCGGTGGTCGGCGGAAGCACGACCGGATCCTCGCCGTGCAGGAGCTTGACCGCGTTGACCCCGGCCAACAGGCCGGTCCCGGCCGATTCCAGATACCCCTCCACGCCGGTGAGTTGTCCGGCCAGCAAAATCCCCGGATCCCCCTTGAGCTGCATCGTCTCCTGGAGCAGCGCGGGCGCGGCGATGAAGGTGTTGCGGTGGATCGACCCGTATCGGAGGAAGTCGGCGTTGCTGAGGCCGGGAATCATCCCGAGAATACGGCGCTGCTCGCCCCACGTGAGGCGTGTCTGAAACCCCACCATGTTGTACATGGTGCCTTCCCGGTTTTCCAGCCGAAGCTGCACGACGGCGTAGGGTTGGCGTCCGGTCCTGGGATCGACCAGGCCCACCGGTTTCATCGGTCCGAACCGTAAGGCGTCCTCGCCGCGAGCCGCCAATACCTCAATCGGGAGACACCGTTCGAAGTATCGCGCCTCTTCGAACGGCCGGACCGGTGCCAGCTCCGCGGACCGGATCGCTTCCCAAAAACGCTGATACGTCTCTCGCGTGAGAGGGCAGTTCAGATAATCGTCCCCGCCCTTGCCGTAGCGAGAGGCGGCAAACACTATAGTACGATCGATAGAATCGGCGGCAATGATCGGCGAGATGGCGTCATAGAAGTAGAGCAGATCTTGCGTATCGGCGGACGGGTCTGCTGATGCCAAGTAGTCTACGAATCGATCACACAGTGCGCCTGCCAGCCGGTCGGAGGTCAACGGACCGGTGGCGATGATCACCGGCCTCTCTTCCGGAATCGCCTTGACCTCGTCTCGAACGATGGTGATGCGCGGGTGGCGCGTCAGCCTGGCCGTCACCTCGGCCGCGAAGGCGCCACGATCAACGGCCAGCGCCGATCCGGCAGGGACGGCGTGTGCCCGAGCGGCCGCCATGATCACCGACCCATACGCGGTCAGCTCCCGCTTCAACAGACCGTGACAATCGTCCGGCGAATCCGACTTCAGGGAGTTACTGCAGACCAGCTCGGCCAACTGATCGGTCTTATGGGCGGGCGTGAAGACGGCCGGCCGCATCTCGTAGAGCCACACATGGGCGCCCCGCTCAGCCGCCTGCCAGGCCGCTTCGCTTCCGGCCAGACCTCCCCCAATGACGATAATCCCCGTCTGCGTGCCACGCACAAGCAGATCGGTCACGCCTTCGCCTTTACAGCCGCATCTGTCTCCCGCGCATAGGCGCAGCCCTCGGTCGCGCAACGAATCGAGGTTCCGCCGCCCTTCAGCCGCTTCTCCACCAGGAAGGCCGCCCCGCATTGCGGGCAGGGTTCCTGGATCGGCCGATCCCAGATAGCGAAGGCGCACTTGGGATAGGCCGTACAGCCATAAAAGACCCGGCCCCGTTTGGTGCGTCGCTCCGAGAGGGGGCTGCCGCACTGGGGGCACTTCACCCCGATCGGGATGGGCTTCAGGTGCTTGCAGGCGGGATAGGTGGAACATGACAGGAAGCGGCCGTATCGTCCCTCCCGCAATACCATCGGGCTACCGCACTTTTCACAGACCTCGTTGGTCGGCTGCGGAGCGGGCCGCGCGCTTACGGCCTCCGTCGGCGACAGCTTCCGGATCGTCTTACACTCGGGGTATCCGGAGCAACCCAGGAACGGCCCGAATCGGCCGCGCTTCATCACCATAGGCCGTCCACAGTTCTCACAGGGTGTCGGCTCAGTCTCGGCGGAGGCGCTCACATCCTCATCCGTCGCGTGCTCTCCTTTAAGTTCGGCCGTCAACTCTCGCGTGCCCTTACACTCCGGATAATTACTGCAGGCTAAGAAGCGGCCGAATCGGCCCCAGCGGATCACCATCCGACTGCCGCACCGCTCGCACGTCTCCTCGGTCTTTTCCTCCATCGCCTTGATATTCCGCATGCCGACTGCGGCCTCTTTCACCCATTGAGAGAATGGCTCATAGAAGCGGCGCATCTCCTCAAGCCAATTCTTCTGCCCCTCTTCGATCTCGTCGAGCGTTGTCTCCATCCTGGCCGTAAACTCGTAATCCATCACGCGAGGGAAACTTTCTACCAACAGGTCGACGACGATCCCGCCCAGCTCGGTGGGTCGGAATTTCCCCTGCGTCTTCACCACATAGTCGCGGTTCTGGATGACGCTCAGGATGGCCGCGTAGGTGCTGGGGCGCCCGATCCCACACTCCTCTAACTCCTTGACCAGGGTCGCCTCGGTGTAGCGGGGCGGCGGCTGCGTAAAGTGCTGGGCCGAGGCCACATCGAGCAACCGCAACGGCTCTCCGACCTCGAGAGAGGGGAGCGCCAGTTCAGCCTCTTCCTCAACGGCCGTCTCCTCGGCCGTTTCATCCTTGGCCTCCGCCGGCTTCGTCTCGGACACCTCATCCCTTCCTTCGATATAGACCTGCATAAAGCCGGCGAACCGCTGATGCCGGCCGCTCGCCCGGAGGGTGAACCGCCCGCCCTGGATCGTCACCGTGGTGACATCATAGAGGGCCGGGAGCATCTGAGACGCCACGAACCGGCTCCAGATCAGGATGTAGAGGGCCAACTGATCCTTCGTCAGAAACTGCCGAAGCGATGCCGGATCCCGATAGACTGAGGTGGGGCGGATCGCCTCGTGGGCCTCCTGGGCGCCGCGGCCGCTGCGGTAGGCAGGCGGTCGATCCGGCACAAATGTCTGTCCGAACCGATCGGCGATATAGCGAGCCGCTTCCGCCTGCGCGTCCTGAGAGACACGGACCGAGTCGGTCCGCATGTAGGTGATCAGTCCGACGGCGCCCTCCTCGCCGATCTCGATCCCTTCATAGAGTTGCTGGGCGATCTGCATCGCCCGCCTGGCCGTAAAGCGTAGCTTTCGAACGGCTTCCTGTTGCAGCTTACTGGTCGTAAACGGCGGCACCGGATTACGGCGCTTTTCCTTTTTGGTCACGTCGGTGATCCGGAACTCTTGTCGGCGGAGATCCTCGACAACCTGGTGAGTCTGCTCCTGGTCGGGCAAGTTCACCCGTGCGCCGTCAATCCTGTACAAACCCGCCGTAAATGACGGGGGCGTTCGGCCTTCCAAGGCCACATCGACCGACCAGTACTCGGTTTTGATAAACGCCTTGATCTCCCGTTCCCGATCCACGATAAGGCGCAGCGCGACCGACTGGACCCGTCCGGCGGACAACCCGCGCTTGACCTTGTCCCAGAGGATCGGACTGATCTGATAGCCGACCAGACGATCCAGAATCCGTCTGGCCTGCTGGGCATCGACGAGCCGCTGGTCTATGGTGGACGGATGGTTGAACGCCTCCCGTACCGCGCGCTTCGTGATTTCGTTGAAGGTCACGCGATGGACCGGTTTCTTAGCGGCGCCGAGTTCCTGCAAGAGGTGCCAGCAGATGGCCTCTCCCTCTCGATCCGGATCGGCCGCCAGATAAATCGCGTCGGCACTCTTGGCCGCCTTCTTCAAGGCTGATACCACCTTCTCTCGTCCCGCGATAATCTCGTACTCCGGGGCGAAATCGTGCGCGACGTCAATGCTCAGCGACTTCGCAGGCAGATCGCGAACATGGCCCATCGAGGCCGCCACCACGAACTCCTTCCCAAGATATTTCTCGATCGTCTTGGCCTTCGCAGGCGACTCGACAACTACCAATGACTTTGGCACGCTCTCTGTATCCTCCTGTACCAGCTATCAGCTTTCAGCCCTCAGCCTTCAGCTCTTCTTGCTGACCGCTGATTGCTGATCTTTCTCTACCCTCTACCCTATACCCTGTTCCTTGGCGGCCGGAGCCGCTTCGCAAAACTTTTGCCGGGCAACTCTTCAATCATACCCTTGAGCATCAACGATAACAACAGGGAGGCGATCTGTCCGGCCGGAAGCTGCATCCGCTCGATCAGATCGTCAATCTGCATCGGTCCGGCCTCCAGGGTGTCAACAATCAGCGTCTCTTCCGGCTCAAGAGGACTCCTCACAAGGGTCAGATCCAGCCCGATCTGTGCCGAGGTCGCCACCTGCGGTTCAATATCCTCCCAGATGTCCTCCCACCCTTCAGTCAGCTTCGCGCCCGCCTTGATAAGCTGGTGGCACCCCCGGCTGAG includes:
- a CDS encoding acetylglutamate kinase, coding for MAGQRKTLEVQRGIDKANVLIEALPYIKTFAGKTVVIKYGGAAMTDEALKRSVALDVILMRCVGMQPVVVHGGGPEITRAMERAGLKPTFISGFRVTDRETMKIVEMVMVGQINQELVALINSSGGSAVGLSGKDGGLIRAKKAGPAAAAESPAGAVEPQVDLGYVGEIIAVNERVLLALERDGFTPVVAPTGVDEAGVTYNINADLAAGAIASALQAEKLIFLTDTDGILDQDGALIPTLSRKEVEQLVADGVISGGMLPKVRACLTALDKGVGKTHIVNGTIPHALLLEFFTSEGVGTEIVG
- a CDS encoding ATP-dependent protease, yielding MEQLTPRQIVAELDKYIIGQKEAKRAVAIALRNRWRRQKLPADLRDEVAPKNIIMIGPTGVGKTEIARRLAKLVEAPFIKVEASKYTEVGYVGRDVESMVRDLTELAVDMVKEERIKGVQERARELAEERLLDLLLPVGRAPMTPGVEQTSDVSSAATSAAETREKLRKRLHEGKLDDRTVELEVKDRAMPMVEIFSGSGMEGMDINMKEMLGNLLPQRTKRRKVKIREAHRILAQEEADKLIDVDDVRSEAVRRVEDSGIIFLDEIDKIAGRDSGHGPDVSRQGVQRDLLPIVEGSTVTTKYGLVRTDHILFIAAGAFHVAKPSDLIPELQGRFPLRVELASLTQDDFVRILTEPQNALIKQYVALLGTEEVTLDFTEDAVRELASTASAVNQATENIGARRLYTILERLLDEISFEAPAMQGAQVTINAAYVRERLQEIVKSEDLSRYIL
- a CDS encoding peptidase, with protein sequence MRKPLSDVSTLNPKPSTLYPRVRSTTILAVRHKGRVVVAGDGQVSFGETVMKRTARKVRRLWNDRVIAGFAGAAADAFALQSRFEAKLEAFSGNLPRAAVELAKDWRTDRALRRLEALLVAVDKEHSLVISGTGDVIEPDDGVVGIGSGGQYAVAAARALVGFSELDARRIAEEAMKIAASICVYTNDTITIEEL
- a CDS encoding recombinase XerC; translation: MLEQIEAFLLYLQAERAASPHTLKNYTIDLQQFRAFLRAGGIHGSEPVVSRVERPAGNGSTERTADEVEQRDALRRAIDATEIDVLAIRAFVVDLHRRGIGRSSIARKLATLRSFFRYLCREGIVGANPAKLVPTPKLPKRLPAHLTVDEVDRLLASPIEQNPPGARDLAILELFYASGIRLSELTGLNVRDVDMREGLVRVTGKGNKERIVPVGSKATAALRRYLDQRIDLVQGTKRGAPESAALFLNRLGGRLSQRSTARIVLKYLNQSGVGPKITPHGLRHSYATHLLQAGADLRSIQELLGHARLSTTQRYTHVNLDHLMEVYDKAHPRA
- a CDS encoding Phd_YefM; protein product: MALKAARTQSSPGVQHIPITQARINLGALVKRVHLNKEYFILEKDGIPVAGLMDIDEFEDYLELQGPKVRKHIQKSKEEYLAGKSRPAEEFLEELRRTAGKKRKRRLSA
- a CDS encoding AbrB family transcriptional regulator; the protein is MSMVKIKNFAQVTIPAAIRRKAHIEEGDYVDIRYQDNVIVMVPKRVSDRAIDWDKRFDDALSAVRNAAAHAGITEKDINEAVKKVRQRPRM
- a CDS encoding XRE family transcriptional regulator; protein product: MLHDCIEPLGLTITGAAAALGVTRTTLSELVNERRGISPEMAVRLSKVFGGTAESWLIQQAQYDLTRVSTDRFKQLRRIEAA
- the gid gene encoding tRNA (uracil-5-)-methyltransferase, which codes for MTDLLVRGTQTGIIVIGGGLAGSEAAWQAAERGAHVWLYEMRPAVFTPAHKTDQLAELVCSNSLKSDSPDDCHGLLKRELTAYGSVIMAAARAHAVPAGSALAVDRGAFAAEVTARLTRHPRITIVRDEVKAIPEERPVIIATGPLTSDRLAGALCDRFVDYLASADPSADTQDLLYFYDAISPIIAADSIDRTIVFAASRYGKGGDDYLNCPLTRETYQRFWEAIRSAELAPVRPFEEARYFERCLPIEVLAARGEDALRFGPMKPVGLVDPRTGRQPYAVVQLRLENREGTMYNMVGFQTRLTWGEQRRILGMIPGLSNADFLRYGSIHRNTFIAAPALLQETMQLKGDPGILLAGQLTGVEGYLESAGTGLLAGVNAVKLLHGEDPVVLPPTTALGSLIRHICHADARTFQPMNVNFGLLPPLDEPIRAKRERRQALATRALCGLPDLY
- a CDS encoding DNA topoisomerase I, which encodes MPKSLVVVESPAKAKTIEKYLGKEFVVAASMGHVRDLPAKSLSIDVAHDFAPEYEIIAGREKVVSALKKAAKSADAIYLAADPDREGEAICWHLLQELGAAKKPVHRVTFNEITKRAVREAFNHPSTIDQRLVDAQQARRILDRLVGYQISPILWDKVKRGLSAGRVQSVALRLIVDREREIKAFIKTEYWSVDVALEGRTPPSFTAGLYRIDGARVNLPDQEQTHQVVEDLRRQEFRITDVTKKEKRRNPVPPFTTSKLQQEAVRKLRFTARRAMQIAQQLYEGIEIGEEGAVGLITYMRTDSVRVSQDAQAEAARYIADRFGQTFVPDRPPAYRSGRGAQEAHEAIRPTSVYRDPASLRQFLTKDQLALYILIWSRFVASQMLPALYDVTTVTIQGGRFTLRASGRHQRFAGFMQVYIEGRDEVSETKPAEAKDETAEETAVEEEAELALPSLEVGEPLRLLDVASAQHFTQPPPRYTEATLVKELEECGIGRPSTYAAILSVIQNRDYVVKTQGKFRPTELGGIVVDLLVESFPRVMDYEFTARMETTLDEIEEGQKNWLEEMRRFYEPFSQWVKEAAVGMRNIKAMEEKTEETCERCGSRMVIRWGRFGRFLACSNYPECKGTRELTAELKGEHATDEDVSASAETEPTPCENCGRPMVMKRGRFGPFLGCSGYPECKTIRKLSPTEAVSARPAPQPTNEVCEKCGSPMVLREGRYGRFLSCSTYPACKHLKPIPIGVKCPQCGSPLSERRTKRGRVFYGCTAYPKCAFAIWDRPIQEPCPQCGAAFLVEKRLKGGGTSIRCATEGCAYARETDAAVKAKA